From a region of the Candidatus Eremiobacteraceae bacterium genome:
- a CDS encoding uracil-DNA glycosylase: MSGDRAEALAGLHAEVDACRRCAIGSTRTKVVCGVGDPQARLVVIGEGPGENEDRVGAPFVGRAGELLTKMLAAIDLRREDVFITNTIKCRATLVEQGRVKNRAPMQEELANCRPYLDRELAIVQGKIILALGAPAAKTFLGPAFLITRQRGIWYTGPAGIDLMVTFHPAYILRLTGGEMNAVKKLVYADLLAVRERLDAMSSAAASTGPENAGTSPNDQQSATAAQLTFGDL, from the coding sequence GTGAGCGGGGACCGCGCCGAAGCGCTTGCCGGACTGCACGCAGAAGTCGACGCATGCCGGCGATGCGCGATCGGCTCGACCCGCACGAAAGTGGTCTGCGGCGTCGGCGACCCGCAAGCACGCCTGGTCGTCATCGGCGAGGGACCCGGCGAAAACGAGGATCGAGTCGGCGCGCCGTTCGTCGGCCGCGCCGGGGAGCTGCTCACAAAGATGCTGGCGGCGATCGATCTTCGCCGCGAAGACGTGTTCATCACCAACACGATAAAATGCAGAGCTACGCTCGTCGAACAAGGGCGCGTCAAAAACCGCGCGCCGATGCAGGAAGAGCTGGCGAACTGCAGGCCGTACCTCGATAGGGAGCTCGCGATCGTGCAGGGGAAGATCATTCTCGCCCTCGGCGCGCCGGCGGCAAAGACGTTTCTGGGACCCGCGTTTTTGATCACCCGTCAACGCGGCATTTGGTATACCGGACCGGCCGGAATCGACCTCATGGTGACCTTTCATCCGGCATACATTCTGCGTCTTACCGGCGGCGAGATGAACGCGGTGAAGAAACTGGTCTATGCCGATCTGCTCGCCGTCCGCGAACGTCTTGACGCCATGTCCTCAGCCGCCGCTTCTACTGGGCCGGAAAATGCCGGCACGTCGCCGAACGATCAACAAAGCGCGACCGCCGCGCAGCTCACGTTCGGAGATCTTTGA
- a CDS encoding glycosyltransferase family 2 protein, whose product MPKVSVIVVSFNAADELDACLRSLAALPEVMADPGFAQVIVSDNGSADDSVARARAAYPGAIVVENGANFGFAKGCNIGARRALAPVLFFFNPDARAKPGLLANAVAYLDANPGVAMCGCKVLNEDGTAAESCGEFDTWWQAFLRSSALGDLPMFAKQANGYALRQWDYASERDVDLVIGAAMFIRADVFKTLGGFDERYFLYHEEIDFAHRLRDAGLRLVYLPQCVAVHGGEKGGSKKTWGAAGVLGWRQRSRRLYWIKRHGYRWYYSLSAALVGRYVVALALIAGVILLVRRAVVTP is encoded by the coding sequence ATGCCTAAAGTATCCGTCATCGTGGTTTCGTTCAACGCCGCGGACGAGCTCGATGCCTGCCTGCGCTCCCTCGCAGCTCTGCCCGAAGTGATGGCCGATCCCGGCTTTGCGCAAGTCATCGTCTCCGACAACGGGTCCGCCGACGATTCGGTCGCGCGCGCGCGTGCGGCGTATCCGGGGGCCATCGTCGTCGAGAACGGCGCGAATTTCGGTTTCGCCAAAGGATGCAACATCGGCGCCCGTCGCGCGCTTGCGCCCGTGCTTTTCTTCTTCAATCCCGACGCGCGGGCTAAACCCGGTCTGCTCGCCAACGCCGTCGCGTATCTGGACGCCAATCCCGGGGTCGCGATGTGCGGCTGCAAGGTGCTGAACGAAGACGGCACTGCGGCGGAATCGTGCGGCGAATTCGATACCTGGTGGCAGGCATTCTTGCGCAGCTCGGCGCTCGGCGACTTGCCGATGTTCGCCAAACAGGCCAACGGTTACGCGCTGCGCCAATGGGACTATGCTTCCGAGCGCGACGTGGATCTCGTGATCGGAGCCGCGATGTTCATCCGCGCCGACGTCTTCAAAACGCTCGGCGGTTTCGACGAGCGCTATTTCCTCTACCACGAGGAGATCGATTTCGCCCACCGTCTGCGCGACGCGGGACTGCGCCTCGTCTATCTGCCGCAATGCGTCGCCGTGCACGGCGGCGAGAAAGGCGGCTCGAAGAAGACGTGGGGAGCGGCCGGCGTCCTCGGTTGGCGTCAGCGCAGCCGGCGCCTCTACTGGATCAAACGCCACGGCTATCGGTGGTACTACTCGCTAAGTGCGGCGCTCGTCGGCCGCTACGTCGTCGCGCTCGCGCTGATCGCCGGCGTGATACTCTTGGTCCGACGCGCCGTGGTCACTCCGTGA
- a CDS encoding NAD-binding protein — translation MSALSASVIAPEIVVVAHDELGIDVCRQLAKTGKRVVAIWAGSENSTPAFAFESVPVVTGDARRADVLQSAGVTDADTLLAITGDDQLNVRVVLSARDINPNIRVIIRQFNRRLGRKIAQVLPNTESVNPENFAAATYAAAALNSAVYHALEFPRFSERLVAFCRGTPQQLGCPDRTIGGMEHQFGWHVLAVDGARFPDAGVMPGRDAVISIFAPLASAPSIPAAPQPGDENAAADKGSARNPRRRRNRLLGLRYMHIDPILALLATFLLALMIGSTSFYHQVTGLSVLDAVYFVVSTATTTGYGDIAMRDASPAAKIVDIVLMIGALATTGVLLAYLTAAITKRSLDFAEGRHPMRDAGHFVVCGFGNVGARVVAYLLHAGRRVAVIDKNPDPALAAEARWRGVHVMTANATSDSAISMARVADAEGVLALTDSDSVNLEIALSAMDVAPGIPIVMRIREHSVAKSLERHFNLRASYASATLASSLVAGLALERGSRGTIDVAGAQCTLVQRRADQTPIADGDIVLDARDGFVLVLRKPAPGASPLSDR, via the coding sequence GTGAGTGCGCTTTCGGCTTCTGTGATTGCGCCTGAAATCGTTGTCGTCGCGCATGATGAGCTCGGAATCGACGTGTGCCGACAGCTCGCCAAGACCGGCAAGCGCGTGGTCGCCATTTGGGCCGGTAGCGAAAATTCCACCCCCGCGTTCGCGTTCGAATCCGTTCCCGTCGTCACCGGCGACGCGCGGCGCGCCGACGTCCTGCAAAGCGCCGGCGTGACGGACGCCGATACGCTGCTCGCGATCACGGGCGACGATCAACTCAACGTGCGCGTAGTGCTCTCGGCGCGCGATATCAATCCAAACATCCGCGTCATCATCCGGCAGTTCAATCGCCGGCTCGGCCGCAAGATCGCTCAAGTTTTGCCGAATACCGAGTCGGTGAATCCGGAAAATTTCGCGGCAGCGACCTACGCCGCGGCGGCGCTCAACTCGGCGGTTTATCACGCGCTCGAATTTCCTCGATTCTCGGAGCGCCTGGTCGCGTTTTGCCGCGGCACTCCCCAGCAGCTCGGCTGCCCGGACCGCACGATAGGAGGCATGGAGCATCAGTTCGGCTGGCACGTGCTCGCCGTTGACGGCGCTAGGTTTCCCGACGCCGGCGTTATGCCCGGGCGCGACGCCGTCATCAGCATCTTCGCGCCGCTCGCGTCGGCTCCGTCGATCCCGGCAGCGCCGCAGCCTGGGGACGAAAACGCCGCCGCAGACAAGGGCTCCGCGAGAAACCCTCGGCGACGGCGCAATCGTCTCCTAGGGCTCCGGTATATGCACATCGATCCTATCCTCGCGCTGCTCGCCACTTTCTTGCTCGCGCTCATGATCGGTTCTACGTCGTTCTACCATCAAGTCACTGGACTCAGCGTCCTCGACGCCGTCTATTTCGTCGTCAGCACCGCGACGACGACCGGCTACGGCGACATCGCGATGCGCGATGCCTCACCGGCCGCGAAGATCGTGGATATCGTCTTGATGATCGGCGCGCTCGCCACCACGGGCGTGCTCCTCGCCTATCTCACCGCGGCGATCACGAAGCGGTCTTTGGATTTCGCGGAGGGCCGTCATCCGATGCGCGACGCGGGCCACTTCGTCGTTTGCGGATTCGGCAATGTCGGCGCGCGCGTGGTGGCATACCTGTTGCACGCGGGCCGTCGAGTGGCCGTCATCGACAAGAATCCGGATCCTGCTCTCGCCGCCGAAGCGCGCTGGCGCGGCGTCCACGTGATGACGGCCAATGCGACGAGCGATTCGGCCATCAGCATGGCGCGGGTGGCCGACGCGGAAGGTGTTCTCGCGCTGACCGACAGCGACTCGGTCAACTTGGAGATCGCGCTGTCGGCGATGGATGTCGCACCCGGCATTCCCATCGTGATGCGCATCCGGGAACATTCCGTGGCGAAATCACTAGAACGCCATTTCAATCTTCGCGCGTCGTATGCGTCCGCGACGCTCGCGTCATCCCTCGTTGCCGGCCTCGCTCTCGAACGCGGATCGCGCGGCACGATCGACGTGGCCGGCGCGCAGTGCACGCTCGTTCAGCGGCGCGCGGACCAAACACCGATTGCTGACGGCGACATCGTGCTCGACGCGCGCGACGGCTTCGTGCTCGTCTTGCGCAAGCCCGCGCCCGGCGCTTCGCCCCTATCCGATCGTTGA